A single genomic interval of Stieleria maiorica harbors:
- a CDS encoding DUF2190 family protein: MPAAFLHNGSTVDFVPAADVPAGSIVVLEELVGVSRFFVAAGRTGAIAVRGVFDVLKDPSTDIAVGTRLYWSTVSWHVVKTASEHPLLGKSILPAAPGSSYVRVLLTQ; encoded by the coding sequence ATGCCCGCAGCCTTCCTGCACAACGGATCGACCGTTGACTTCGTCCCTGCTGCGGACGTGCCCGCCGGTTCGATCGTTGTATTGGAGGAACTTGTTGGTGTTAGCAGATTCTTCGTTGCCGCAGGTCGTACCGGCGCGATCGCTGTCCGCGGTGTCTTTGACGTTTTGAAAGATCCGTCGACCGACATCGCCGTCGGTACGCGACTTTATTGGTCGACCGTCAGTTGGCATGTGGTCAAGACGGCCAGCGAACACCCGCTGCTTGGTAAGTCGATTTTGCCGGCGGCCCCGGGCAGTTCTTACGTTCGCGTTCTGCTGACGCAATAG
- a CDS encoding phage tail tape measure protein, with product MSQVRAGAAYVELLTKDAAFVKGLRSAQKRLQSFGQSTRLLGTKLMGLGTAAAAPLGGSVAIFSNFDDAMRGVAAITQATETQLESLRSTAKKLGATTSYSASEVASLMTELGRAGFKPEQIERMTAAVMNMARATGTDATQASGIMAATIRQFGMEAGEATRVADGLTAAANKSFNTVESLGEALSYAGPVAADANMSLEETLAVLGTLGNMGIQGSSAGNAMRRLLTISAAESEKFQAVFGVATKDAKGNARSLVDILGEVAAATANMGTAEKAEKLNEVFGLLGITAASSIGKSVADTRELYQELQNAGGIAAKTSEEMEGGLGGAFRILKSSIEGVAIAIGESLEGSVTNMVNAFSRAASGVIEWINKNQKIVKIAAASAVAIIGIGAALFTLGSFAAAASFAVGGLASIFSFIGASIGVIVSAVGMLFTPLGLVVAAIAALGGYFLYSTGIAGKAIEYLGSVFEVLKAETLAAFGAIANALAAGDITAATDVLWSYLKLQWIKGTTFLQTKWGEFTQYIADVWADSAYAIGDVLIGALSGLAGVWNETLGFMADGWTILTSAVQKGWNNTIGFLKKGFLKLHELVDIAGDVAVQIGGVLINALAGVEKAWVETVDYLADTWTVFVGQVKSMWNSTVGFLKKAWIKLKALFDDDINVDVEMAKIDADTRAAEVAEQQRRNQAIIERQQRRSKRKQEIEANRIEMQKGIAAQLEARRKAREGRDLDAEMQAIDAETDAKNTVVDQSKQQQFRENDSAQARRQQLIDDTTAGVQSTLDQMRAESKAAREAARANELGDRQRKRDEKVAAAQADFEAAIDRANNATAPSDRTDEPGSPPDIAEPPKPPALPELVNPDEVDIPPVDLPGIDDPELQPPNPKDLKLGIDPDAQASIDRFADGPDSTAQVESAGNFDSRGLGLGSSARKLEPLKLDPIEPLDEEVIAAPQLKIPEEDKPVVEALAEVEPEADEPALDVASINEAFASVRQSLTEFDLALSGATSRLQLPVSSGDGITEDMKRAIIATAENTRRLVERSKSGGLVFS from the coding sequence ATGTCGCAAGTCAGAGCCGGAGCCGCCTACGTCGAACTGCTGACCAAGGATGCAGCGTTCGTGAAGGGGCTTCGATCGGCTCAAAAGCGACTGCAATCGTTCGGGCAATCAACTCGCTTGCTCGGCACGAAACTCATGGGACTCGGCACCGCCGCGGCGGCCCCTCTGGGAGGTAGCGTTGCCATATTCTCCAACTTCGACGATGCCATGCGGGGTGTCGCGGCGATCACACAGGCGACGGAAACACAGCTGGAGTCGCTACGCAGTACCGCCAAAAAGCTTGGTGCAACAACCAGCTACTCTGCCAGCGAAGTTGCCTCCCTGATGACGGAACTCGGTCGTGCCGGTTTCAAGCCGGAACAGATCGAGAGAATGACCGCCGCGGTGATGAATATGGCTCGCGCGACCGGCACCGATGCCACGCAGGCATCCGGCATCATGGCCGCCACCATCCGGCAATTTGGCATGGAAGCCGGCGAAGCAACTCGCGTTGCCGATGGATTGACCGCCGCGGCGAACAAGTCGTTCAACACGGTGGAGTCGCTCGGCGAAGCCTTGTCCTATGCCGGCCCCGTGGCCGCCGATGCCAACATGAGTCTGGAAGAAACTCTGGCGGTGCTTGGAACGCTTGGCAACATGGGCATCCAAGGCTCATCGGCCGGTAACGCGATGCGTCGCCTGCTGACGATCAGCGCTGCGGAATCGGAGAAGTTTCAAGCCGTCTTCGGTGTGGCAACCAAGGATGCCAAAGGAAACGCCCGATCGCTGGTCGACATCCTGGGCGAAGTCGCTGCGGCCACCGCGAACATGGGCACGGCCGAGAAGGCGGAAAAGCTCAACGAAGTCTTCGGGTTGCTGGGCATCACGGCCGCCAGTTCCATCGGGAAGTCGGTTGCTGATACGCGTGAGCTCTACCAAGAACTGCAGAACGCTGGCGGGATTGCGGCGAAGACATCCGAGGAAATGGAAGGCGGTCTGGGCGGCGCATTTCGGATTCTCAAGTCTTCGATCGAAGGCGTCGCCATCGCAATCGGTGAATCGCTCGAAGGCAGCGTCACCAACATGGTCAATGCGTTTAGCCGCGCTGCTTCAGGGGTGATCGAGTGGATCAATAAGAATCAAAAGATTGTCAAGATTGCGGCGGCAAGTGCGGTCGCCATCATCGGAATCGGCGCCGCACTGTTCACGCTTGGTTCGTTTGCCGCCGCGGCATCCTTCGCCGTTGGAGGCTTGGCCAGCATCTTTAGTTTCATTGGTGCCTCCATCGGCGTCATTGTCAGTGCCGTCGGGATGTTGTTCACACCGCTGGGGCTGGTCGTCGCTGCTATCGCGGCCCTCGGTGGCTATTTCCTGTATTCAACCGGCATCGCTGGCAAGGCTATTGAGTATCTGGGCAGCGTCTTTGAAGTCCTTAAAGCGGAAACGTTGGCCGCCTTCGGTGCAATCGCCAACGCGCTGGCGGCTGGTGATATCACCGCGGCCACCGACGTACTCTGGTCATATCTGAAACTGCAGTGGATCAAAGGCACGACCTTTCTGCAAACCAAATGGGGCGAGTTCACTCAGTACATTGCGGATGTCTGGGCGGACTCGGCCTATGCCATTGGTGATGTGCTGATCGGTGCACTATCTGGATTAGCGGGCGTGTGGAACGAAACGCTCGGATTCATGGCAGACGGCTGGACCATTCTGACGTCCGCGGTCCAGAAAGGCTGGAACAATACGATCGGTTTTTTGAAGAAGGGATTTCTCAAGCTTCATGAACTGGTCGATATCGCCGGTGACGTCGCCGTGCAAATCGGTGGCGTACTGATCAACGCTCTTGCCGGCGTTGAGAAAGCGTGGGTCGAAACGGTCGACTATCTGGCCGACACGTGGACCGTGTTTGTCGGGCAGGTGAAGTCGATGTGGAATTCGACGGTCGGCTTCCTCAAGAAGGCTTGGATCAAACTCAAAGCTCTGTTCGACGACGATATCAATGTCGACGTCGAAATGGCCAAGATCGACGCCGATACCCGCGCGGCCGAGGTGGCGGAGCAACAACGTCGCAACCAGGCAATCATTGAGCGGCAACAGCGACGATCGAAACGGAAACAGGAGATCGAAGCCAACCGCATCGAGATGCAAAAGGGCATCGCGGCTCAACTCGAAGCACGGCGTAAAGCCCGTGAAGGTCGTGATCTCGATGCAGAAATGCAAGCCATCGACGCGGAGACCGATGCTAAGAATACGGTCGTCGATCAGTCGAAACAGCAACAGTTCCGGGAAAACGATTCGGCTCAGGCTCGACGACAGCAACTGATCGACGACACTACGGCCGGCGTCCAATCTACCCTCGACCAAATGCGGGCGGAGTCCAAGGCGGCTCGTGAGGCAGCACGTGCGAATGAGCTAGGCGATCGCCAGCGGAAACGAGACGAGAAGGTTGCCGCAGCGCAAGCCGACTTCGAGGCCGCCATTGATCGTGCAAACAATGCAACCGCACCATCCGACCGTACCGATGAACCTGGTTCCCCACCTGACATTGCCGAGCCGCCGAAACCGCCGGCGTTGCCTGAACTGGTCAATCCTGATGAGGTCGATATTCCCCCCGTCGATCTCCCCGGGATCGATGATCCCGAATTGCAGCCTCCGAACCCTAAGGATCTAAAGCTCGGAATCGATCCTGATGCTCAAGCATCAATCGATCGATTCGCGGATGGTCCCGACAGCACGGCGCAAGTCGAGTCGGCAGGCAACTTCGATTCGCGAGGACTGGGACTCGGCAGCAGTGCGAGAAAGCTGGAACCTCTGAAACTGGATCCAATCGAACCGTTGGACGAGGAGGTAATCGCGGCGCCGCAGCTGAAAATTCCGGAGGAAGATAAACCTGTCGTCGAGGCATTGGCAGAAGTGGAGCCGGAAGCTGACGAACCGGCACTGGATGTTGCGTCGATCAACGAAGCTTTCGCCTCGGTCCGTCAGTCGCTCACCGAATTCGACCTGGCACTCAGTGGTGCCACGTCTCGCTTGCAACTCCCCGTTTCGTCCGGCGATGGCATTACGGAGGACATGAAACGGGCGATCATCGCGACCGCAGAGAACACACGTCGGTTGGTCGAACGATCGAAGTCCGGAGGCTTGGTGTTTAGCTGA
- a CDS encoding glycosyltransferase family 25 protein, which yields MKTQSIVDRCFLINLDRRTDRLREWLEQLPDPWPLPEPERFPAIDGRHVATPPQWRAGNGAWGCYRSHLLILEKCLTEHIDSYVVFEDDAGFTDDFAERFTAFVDELPADWGLAYLGGQHLYAGKHPPQKVSEHVYRPYNVNRTHAFMVRGRENMKGLYRHLTWNDWHHKHHIDHHLGRFIQRRYEALVQGKNIQKESIAVYTPDRWMVGQLPTKSNICGRKWNQTRFFNDARNADHSDAPFFAVLGPHRAGTSCVAMVMHHLGVHMGNQLGGYEATGGGEAVGLAQLCEKAMRFPATDPVISDQQLTQQLKSWVVTRKSEANRDKTVAGGKYPHLCRFAEHLHTALGDSLRIIVVNRDIEASIRSLQDRSRKHAGQWFAADDESCERLQRSLLEHRDRFVESHPEVPVFKIEFADLTAEPDRIIGELIEFLGIEPTEDEIASAIAHVNPDLRKHG from the coding sequence TTGAAGACACAGTCGATCGTTGATCGCTGCTTTTTGATCAACCTTGATCGCCGGACAGATCGCCTGCGGGAATGGCTCGAACAGTTGCCCGATCCGTGGCCATTGCCCGAACCCGAGCGATTCCCAGCGATTGATGGCCGGCACGTCGCCACACCGCCGCAATGGCGAGCCGGCAACGGAGCGTGGGGCTGCTATCGCTCGCACCTATTGATCTTGGAAAAGTGCCTGACCGAACACATCGATTCGTATGTAGTCTTCGAAGACGACGCGGGATTCACCGACGACTTTGCTGAACGCTTCACCGCATTCGTCGATGAGTTGCCGGCCGATTGGGGTCTGGCCTACCTAGGCGGCCAACACCTCTACGCCGGCAAGCATCCGCCACAGAAGGTCAGCGAACATGTCTATCGTCCCTACAACGTCAATCGCACTCACGCCTTCATGGTCCGCGGTCGCGAGAACATGAAAGGTTTGTACCGGCACCTGACATGGAACGATTGGCATCATAAACACCACATCGATCATCACCTCGGTCGCTTCATTCAACGCCGATACGAAGCGCTGGTCCAGGGCAAGAACATTCAAAAGGAATCAATCGCGGTTTATACGCCGGACCGTTGGATGGTGGGGCAATTGCCAACCAAGTCCAATATCTGTGGTCGCAAGTGGAATCAGACGCGGTTCTTCAACGACGCCCGAAACGCTGACCATTCTGACGCACCATTCTTTGCTGTTCTCGGGCCGCATCGTGCGGGCACTTCATGTGTTGCGATGGTCATGCATCATCTGGGCGTTCACATGGGCAACCAACTCGGTGGCTACGAGGCGACCGGCGGCGGCGAAGCCGTTGGACTTGCGCAGCTATGCGAGAAAGCCATGCGGTTTCCGGCGACAGACCCGGTGATCAGTGATCAGCAACTCACCCAGCAACTGAAATCTTGGGTTGTCACGAGAAAGTCAGAAGCCAATCGTGACAAAACTGTTGCCGGCGGGAAGTATCCGCATCTCTGCCGTTTCGCGGAGCATCTGCACACGGCACTCGGCGATTCACTCCGCATCATCGTCGTGAACCGAGACATTGAAGCCTCTATTCGCAGTTTGCAAGATCGATCCCGCAAGCACGCCGGTCAGTGGTTCGCTGCCGACGATGAGTCTTGCGAACGTTTGCAGCGGAGTCTTCTTGAACATCGTGATCGATTCGTTGAATCGCATCCGGAGGTTCCGGTGTTCAAGATCGAGTTCGCCGACCTGACTGCTGAGCCAGATCGCATCATTGGCGAATTGATTGAATTCCTCGGCATTGAACCGACCGAGGACGAAATCGCCTCGGCCATTGCGCACGTCAACCCAGACCTTCGAAAGCACGGGTGA
- a CDS encoding glycosyltransferase: protein MAAEKPFTPDDITFCIKTIHRPWACHRLVQSLRKHFNQPKIVVVDDGRPELRFSEKYSDMAKHCHVINLDRHDVGVGVGRNTAIDAAETELIFLLDDDHVVTPDLHFNRVYDRFQEHDIDILGVRQGAGGRPLLFAPLMNGRRIWMFRGEHRRIGPLAWCDMSSNAFLARRDAIAKLRWDPEIKTYEHWEFFYRASHVEELKIAVAEDCMVVHAHVGAKPYGDLRCRPKFRKLGLRKHGFHSMRYPGGGIVHA, encoded by the coding sequence ATGGCCGCAGAAAAACCATTCACGCCCGACGACATCACCTTTTGCATCAAGACGATCCATCGTCCTTGGGCATGCCATCGATTGGTTCAGTCGCTACGAAAGCACTTCAACCAGCCCAAGATCGTGGTCGTCGATGACGGCCGGCCAGAATTGCGATTCTCGGAAAAATATTCCGACATGGCCAAGCACTGCCATGTGATCAACCTCGACCGGCACGACGTCGGAGTTGGCGTTGGCCGCAACACGGCGATCGACGCCGCAGAAACCGAGCTCATCTTCTTACTCGACGACGATCACGTCGTCACTCCGGATCTGCACTTCAATCGAGTTTACGATCGATTTCAGGAGCACGACATCGATATCCTCGGCGTCCGACAGGGCGCTGGCGGTCGGCCACTATTGTTTGCGCCCCTGATGAATGGCCGGCGAATCTGGATGTTCCGAGGCGAACACCGGCGCATTGGCCCGCTGGCCTGGTGCGACATGTCCAGCAACGCATTTCTCGCCCGTCGGGACGCGATCGCCAAGCTGCGATGGGATCCCGAGATCAAGACGTACGAACACTGGGAGTTCTTCTATCGGGCCAGCCACGTGGAGGAGCTGAAAATCGCCGTCGCGGAGGACTGCATGGTCGTTCATGCCCACGTTGGAGCGAAACCCTACGGTGATCTGCGATGTCGGCCAAAGTTCAGGAAGCTCGGCCTTCGCAAACATGGATTCCATTCAATGCGATATCCCGGAGGCGGCATCGTCCATGCGTGA
- a CDS encoding glycosyltransferase, whose product MRDQVTFCIKTIHRPQCCAALVRSIHENYGTNRPAIHVLDDGKPELRFSSNCPTEAAMVDQLIETDFDIGLSAGRNRLLDAGKTPIVVFTDDDHLVTQRTKLPELVAKLNKHNDIDLLAALSNDEERPRLLRSNGRRLRIHRGVLKQRGSIRWCHYVGNCFVAYRDILQAIRWDESLKVEEHWDFFWRCKVAGVNVACEVSHSFKHEHIDPPGYQRHRPQFLKRGLEKHGLEQVIWR is encoded by the coding sequence ATGCGTGATCAAGTCACCTTCTGTATCAAGACCATTCATCGACCGCAGTGCTGTGCCGCACTCGTGAGGAGCATCCACGAAAACTACGGAACCAATCGCCCGGCGATCCATGTGCTTGACGATGGCAAGCCGGAACTGCGATTTTCCTCCAATTGCCCGACTGAAGCGGCAATGGTGGACCAATTGATCGAGACAGATTTCGACATTGGATTATCCGCCGGGCGCAATCGATTGCTCGACGCGGGCAAGACGCCAATCGTCGTCTTCACCGATGATGACCATTTGGTGACCCAGCGGACAAAACTGCCGGAACTTGTCGCCAAGCTCAATAAGCACAACGACATCGATCTGCTCGCGGCCCTGAGCAACGATGAAGAGCGTCCGCGATTACTGAGAAGTAACGGTCGTCGTCTCCGTATCCATCGCGGCGTTTTGAAACAACGAGGCTCGATTCGCTGGTGCCACTACGTCGGTAATTGCTTCGTCGCCTACCGCGATATTTTGCAGGCGATCCGTTGGGACGAATCGCTCAAAGTTGAAGAGCACTGGGACTTCTTTTGGCGATGCAAAGTCGCTGGCGTCAATGTGGCCTGCGAAGTCTCCCATTCATTCAAGCATGAACACATCGATCCGCCCGGCTACCAGCGACATCGCCCGCAATTCCTCAAACGCGGGCTGGAGAAACACGGTTTGGAACAGGTGATTTGGCGATGA
- a CDS encoding radical SAM protein, whose product MIELPALEYHLAHGCNLSCQQCSHYSNFRLAGTMPTPADAKAEYEVWNHRILPKRFALLGGEPLLNPNLIEHLQLARECWPHSDLMLVTNGFFFARHPELPKTLVEINCRLEVSQHGTHQTYLERFREVKQTVWRWREEYPGIQIKIRQSHRGWMRQYNVEDGKPVPFDSEPESAYRVCMQKTCTQLYQGKLWKCPALAYYAQLEAKLSLHHLPQWQPFRDYQACPPDASDDEVRRFLQTKAIPQCGLCPANRTMFVHPNPLQRSALR is encoded by the coding sequence ATGATCGAACTACCGGCGTTGGAGTATCACCTCGCACACGGTTGCAATTTATCGTGTCAGCAGTGCAGTCATTACAGCAATTTTCGTTTGGCGGGCACGATGCCAACGCCCGCGGATGCGAAAGCGGAATACGAAGTCTGGAATCATCGCATCCTACCGAAGCGATTCGCATTGCTCGGTGGCGAACCGCTGTTGAACCCAAACTTAATCGAGCATTTGCAGCTGGCTCGCGAGTGTTGGCCTCACTCAGATCTGATGTTGGTAACCAACGGGTTTTTCTTTGCTCGGCATCCCGAGCTTCCCAAAACTCTTGTCGAAATCAATTGCCGGCTTGAGGTCAGTCAGCATGGTACCCACCAGACATACCTCGAACGATTCCGCGAGGTGAAACAGACTGTTTGGCGATGGCGTGAAGAGTATCCCGGCATTCAGATCAAGATCCGCCAGTCGCATCGCGGTTGGATGCGGCAATACAACGTTGAAGACGGAAAGCCGGTTCCCTTCGATTCAGAACCGGAATCGGCCTATCGAGTATGTATGCAGAAGACATGCACGCAACTTTATCAAGGGAAGCTTTGGAAATGTCCGGCGCTCGCGTACTACGCGCAACTCGAAGCAAAGCTGAGTTTGCACCATCTGCCTCAGTGGCAACCGTTCCGCGATTACCAAGCCTGCCCGCCCGACGCGAGCGACGATGAAGTTCGCCGGTTCTTGCAAACGAAAGCGATCCCCCAGTGCGGCCTGTGTCCAGCGAACCGCACCATGTTTGTTCATCCAAATCCATTGCAACGGAGTGCCCTGCGATGA
- a CDS encoding TIGR03643 family protein, with protein MESEVFGETLIGEGQPELSRGEIDRVIMMAWEDRTSFDAIQDQFGLSPGDVIKLMRREMKPSSFKLWRKRTQGRVTKHEAKFAKTVNGDELRRFRASSQRG; from the coding sequence TTGGAGTCCGAAGTCTTTGGAGAAACATTGATCGGCGAAGGCCAACCCGAACTATCGAGGGGCGAGATCGATCGTGTCATCATGATGGCCTGGGAAGACCGCACCAGCTTTGACGCCATCCAGGACCAGTTCGGCCTGTCTCCAGGCGACGTCATTAAGTTGATGCGTCGCGAGATGAAGCCCAGTTCCTTCAAGCTTTGGCGGAAGCGAACTCAGGGGCGAGTCACCAAGCATGAGGCCAAGTTCGCCAAAACCGTGAACGGCGACGAACTCCGGCGGTTCCGAGCGTCGTCTCAGCGAGGATAA
- a CDS encoding SOUL family heme-binding protein, producing MKRAMIYFAGFLGVALVGTFALAMTTRAGYESAEYKVIESDGSFEVREYPDLMLVATDSKMDSQGRDGSFMRLFQYISGANEAEQKIAMTTPVFMEGEIGKSDVSMGFVMPKDVAAKGAPDPKGEGVKLRERKGGRFAVVRFPGKLDSKLAKEKETELREWMKSQGLEGEESAEAAGYDPPFTPAALRRNEILIRLKTSVEETEKGDSESSSETAQDS from the coding sequence ATGAAACGAGCAATGATCTATTTCGCGGGATTCCTCGGAGTCGCTCTGGTCGGCACGTTCGCCCTGGCGATGACCACTCGAGCGGGGTACGAGTCAGCGGAGTACAAAGTGATCGAGTCGGACGGCAGCTTTGAAGTCCGCGAATACCCGGACCTGATGCTGGTCGCGACCGATTCTAAGATGGACTCTCAAGGTCGGGACGGCAGCTTCATGCGACTCTTCCAGTACATCAGTGGGGCCAACGAAGCCGAGCAGAAGATCGCGATGACGACGCCGGTTTTCATGGAAGGCGAAATCGGCAAGTCGGATGTCTCGATGGGTTTTGTGATGCCAAAGGACGTCGCGGCAAAGGGAGCTCCCGATCCGAAGGGTGAAGGCGTGAAACTGCGAGAGCGAAAGGGCGGCCGGTTCGCCGTGGTTCGCTTTCCCGGCAAGCTCGATTCTAAGCTCGCCAAAGAAAAAGAAACCGAGCTGCGAGAATGGATGAAGAGTCAAGGCCTGGAAGGAGAGGAGTCGGCCGAGGCGGCTGGCTACGATCCGCCGTTCACTCCAGCAGCACTCCGCCGGAACGAGATCCTGATCCGCCTGAAAACGTCGGTTGAGGAAACCGAGAAAGGCGATTCGGAATCTAGCAGTGAGACGGCGCAGGACTCATGA
- a CDS encoding thiol-disulfide oxidoreductase DCC family protein: MSSEMNNDWQVEVFYDGECPLCLREIKLLRRLDRKHRIRFTDIADPSFSSASYGMTTNDFMDEIQGRLPSGEWITGVEVFRRLYAAVGLKPIVSLTRLPGISHGLEFGYRVFAKNRLRWTGRCDDGTCRVN, encoded by the coding sequence ATGAGCAGCGAAATGAACAACGACTGGCAGGTGGAAGTTTTCTACGACGGCGAGTGTCCGCTTTGCCTGCGCGAGATCAAACTGCTTCGTCGACTCGATCGGAAGCATCGAATCCGTTTTACCGACATCGCCGATCCTTCGTTCAGCTCGGCAAGCTACGGGATGACCACGAACGATTTCATGGATGAGATCCAAGGTCGGTTGCCCAGTGGCGAGTGGATCACAGGCGTCGAGGTCTTTCGTCGGTTGTATGCTGCCGTTGGCCTGAAGCCGATTGTCTCGCTCACTCGCTTGCCCGGCATCTCGCACGGCCTCGAGTTCGGCTATCGCGTCTTTGCTAAGAACCGCTTGCGATGGACGGGACGCTGCGACGATGGAACTTGCAGGGTCAACTAG
- a CDS encoding GNAT family N-acetyltransferase, whose amino-acid sequence MGGAASLQLRPFRPQDAETCLALFRDCVHRVNSRDYTPDQIEAWASRTVDLETWRARFHDRFAYVATEDGCIVGFTDMTREGHLDRLFVSADHQGRGIARGLVRRLLKDANDHSIEEITTDASITAKPFFDRMGFSVVREQSVECRGVWMTNYRMQRAVKAEAS is encoded by the coding sequence ATGGGCGGTGCTGCATCACTACAGCTTAGACCGTTCAGACCACAGGACGCAGAAACGTGCTTGGCATTGTTTAGGGATTGCGTCCATCGTGTTAACTCACGTGACTACACGCCCGACCAGATCGAGGCGTGGGCTTCACGAACGGTTGATCTTGAAACATGGCGTGCACGGTTCCATGATCGTTTCGCTTACGTTGCAACCGAAGATGGTTGTATCGTTGGCTTCACCGATATGACACGAGAAGGACATCTCGATCGCTTGTTTGTATCCGCCGACCATCAGGGCCGCGGGATTGCTCGTGGACTTGTTAGAAGACTCCTGAAAGACGCGAACGATCATTCAATCGAAGAGATCACGACGGACGCCAGTATCACCGCAAAACCATTCTTCGACCGAATGGGCTTTAGCGTCGTGCGCGAGCAGTCCGTCGAGTGCCGCGGAGTGTGGATGACCAACTATCGAATGCAGCGAGCCGTTAAAGCCGAAGCTAGTTGA
- a CDS encoding IS5 family transposase produces MARHSLSNDQWECIKDLFPERKATGRPPTDARVAFNGILWILRTGSPWRDLPEEFGHWRTIYGLFDKWNGDGTLDAILDRLRTAHIDGEVIDNDLWCIDGSVTRAHRCAGGGGKKGIRTNQLTMR; encoded by the coding sequence ATGGCGCGACACAGTCTATCCAACGATCAATGGGAATGTATTAAGGACCTGTTCCCGGAACGCAAAGCAACTGGGCGGCCACCAACAGACGCGCGGGTTGCCTTCAATGGTATCCTTTGGATTCTCCGCACGGGTTCGCCGTGGCGAGATTTGCCTGAAGAGTTTGGCCATTGGAGAACGATCTACGGGTTGTTCGACAAGTGGAATGGCGATGGCACACTCGACGCGATTCTCGACCGTCTTCGCACGGCCCATATCGATGGCGAGGTGATCGACAATGACCTTTGGTGCATCGACGGAAGCGTCACTCGTGCACATCGTTGTGCCGGAGGGGGTGGAAAAAAGGGGATCCGAACGAACCAGCTGACCATGCGTTAG
- a CDS encoding IS5 family transposase — translation MHRRKRHSCTSLCRRGWKKGDPNEPADHALGRSRGGFSTKIHLLVDGLGHLLAFVITGGQAHEATAFEAVLHAADENLRDGKGDPIAWPVNLAGDKGYRAAWIDEHLAELGIHPVIPCKSNEDRDARGIEFDRESYRNRNIVERSIGWLKECRRVFSRFEKTAINYCGMIKMAMIERFLKTTCQ, via the coding sequence GTGCATCGACGGAAGCGTCACTCGTGCACATCGTTGTGCCGGAGGGGGTGGAAAAAAGGGGATCCGAACGAACCAGCTGACCATGCGTTAGGACGATCCCGCGGGGGATTTTCGACGAAGATTCATCTTTTGGTCGACGGGCTGGGCCATCTCCTTGCCTTTGTTATCACTGGTGGCCAAGCACACGAGGCAACCGCGTTTGAGGCGGTTCTCCATGCAGCTGACGAGAATCTTCGTGACGGCAAAGGCGATCCAATCGCATGGCCTGTGAACTTGGCTGGCGACAAAGGTTATCGGGCGGCGTGGATCGACGAGCATCTTGCGGAGCTTGGCATTCATCCTGTCATTCCCTGCAAGTCGAATGAAGACCGGGACGCACGCGGAATCGAGTTTGATCGCGAGAGCTATCGCAATCGCAACATTGTCGAACGATCGATCGGTTGGTTGAAGGAATGCCGTCGCGTCTTCTCCCGTTTCGAGAAAACAGCCATCAACTATTGCGGTATGATCAAGATGGCGATGATTGAGCGATTCCTGAAAACTACATGTCAGTAG
- a CDS encoding GNAT family N-acetyltransferase, whose protein sequence is MNSHAIQVRPARSDDRDCILVVHLNAFGGDEGPAIVSLLQEMLDDPTAKPIHSFVAESNDEIVGHVLFTSVTIKSASVSTDATNAQILAPLAVPSELHGKGIGTHLVKESLQQLAAVGVQLVFVLGYPGYYSRFGFVPAGARGLQAPYPIPRLCLKTPTDM, encoded by the coding sequence ATGAATTCCCACGCCATTCAAGTCCGACCGGCTCGCAGCGATGATCGTGATTGTATTCTTGTAGTGCATCTGAATGCATTCGGCGGGGACGAAGGTCCTGCGATAGTGAGCTTGCTACAAGAGATGCTCGACGATCCGACAGCGAAACCGATCCATTCATTCGTTGCCGAGTCAAATGACGAGATTGTCGGTCACGTGCTCTTCACGTCTGTAACGATCAAGTCGGCCAGCGTCTCTACCGATGCTACGAATGCCCAAATCTTGGCGCCCTTGGCTGTACCCAGCGAACTGCATGGCAAAGGTATCGGCACGCATCTCGTCAAAGAGTCATTGCAACAACTTGCCGCAGTCGGCGTGCAACTTGTTTTTGTGCTCGGTTACCCAGGCTACTATTCTCGATTTGGTTTCGTGCCCGCCGGTGCTCGCGGTTTGCAAGCTCCTTATCCGATACCTAGGCTCTGTTTGAAAACGCCTACTGACATGTAG